Below is a genomic region from Botrytis cinerea B05.10 chromosome 2, complete sequence.
TACACAAATCCTATCTGCAACCAGTCATCTCACCACCGGAATGGAACAAGACTTTATCAAAATCGTCCAGCTCCACCCAAACTACAAAACGAATCATGCTCTGCGGCCCCAAGTCATCAGGGAAGTCGACTTTTGCGAAATTGCTTGTAAACCGACTTTTGTCTGCAAGTCAAAATGAGAACAGTTCGAATTCAAGAAAGGGACCTGGTGTTGCACTACTCGATCTTGATCCAGGGCAGCCAGAATATTCTCATCCTGGTCAAGTATCCCTCATTCATATCAGGGAACCAAATTTTGGTCCCTCAATTACTCATCCTATACCAGGAACTAGCAGTCATATAATTCGTGCACATGCTCTAGGCGCAGTATCACCATCTATGGACCCAAGTCTCTACATGTCATGCGCACTCGATCTATTTGCACATTACCGCAATCTAGCCTCTCTCCATTTAAACTGTCCCCTAGTCATCAATACTCCCGGCTGGGTCTTAGGAACCGGGCTTGAAATTCTCGTAGACTTAATAGCCAAAGTACGCCCATCAGAGATTATATACATGTCTAAAGCAGGTCCCGCCGAAGTGGTTGAAAGTCTTCAAGATGCCGCTAAAACAACTCCTTTTATCACTCTTCCTTCACAAACTACTGATTTCATGACCCGCACTTCAGCTCATTTGAGAACTATGCAGTCAATGTCATATTTCCATCTAGATCCAACAAACAAGAAGGAACTAGCATGGAGCGGAACTCCATTATCATCCATTCCTCCTTGGGAAATTAAGTATTCCGGCGAAAATGCCGGTATTCTAGGTATACTATGCTACGGCGAACAACCACCATCAGATCTCCTCTCTGAAACCATCAATGGCTCTATAGTCTCAATAGTCGTCATTGAAGACCCAGCCGCAATACCAGGACACACTTCTGCCCAGCAAGAAAAATCCGAAACCTCAGACCCCAACACTCTCCACGAGTTCAATTCCCCATTAACCCTCGACCTCATCAAAAAGCCCCTTATCCTTCCCACTCCCCACGAAAACCTTCCCTATTTCAACCCCCTTAACGCGATAACTCTCGATCCAGAGTTTTCCCACACTATCGGATCAGCTCTCGTTCGTGGAATCGATACTAAACGCCAGCGCTTGCAAATTCTGACTCCGATCTCACAAGACGTATTCGAGGAAATCAAccaagaaggaaagaaaatcgtGCTAGTAAGCGGAAAGTTAGATACCCCCGGGTGGGCATACACGGAGGAATTAGTAAGAAGGACttggatggagaaggagaagcgaaagaaagaatcagGTGAAGAAGACGAAGTAGCAGACTACGGAAccgaggaagacgaagatgtAGATGAAGACGACGAAAACGAAGATTCCGAAGAAAGCAGTGCAGAAATAGAGATAAATGATGCAATCGCAATCGAGACCCCGGATCTAGTATCCATCGATACGAACGCACCGCATCACGCATTCCGCCATATTCCGTGGGTGGAAAAACTCACGGGCTCGCAGGGAAGAGGGATAGGCGCGAGAGTTTGGCGCGTCAGGAGAGATTTGGGGAAGATGGGTGATGCGTAGGTAGGGAATCAAGATCTGAGTAATGTAGTACGATTTTGTATTGACAAGTTGAGATATGTGTATGGTAGAAACTCGTGATGATATATTGAGATGTTATATATACACttacccatccacccatcatctctcatcatTTCCCCATAGATACATAACTAAACTCAGCTATCAAAACTCCCTCTCCAAATTATCATTTATCATTCATCTCCAATGGCTGTTAACATTCAAGACTAAACAGTATACACACACATGCATAATACACCTttttccctcccctccacACCTTAAGAACCTATACCTACGCACCAGTAAACTACCAAGTCATAACCACATCGCCACAATCAAGCATAAAATCCATTCTATTTCATTCTAATCTGTTTCATACACAATATATACACAACACAATCCATTTCTACGCCAcccacctacccacccaTTCCTCATTTCAAACTCGACCATACCATGCAACACCATGCCATATCAAAATCCCTAAAATGCACATCGATCTGTAAAATCGTGATTTATCGGC
It encodes:
- the Bcgrc3 gene encoding Bcgrc3, whose translation is MSSKRRKLDSPIKPQLSAVSAFAARKAHAAAQSNSSSQKEISSSQNNNERISQQVTNDVPSRTSNRGKRSPVKIDLPSMSPGFIVEENGRGEALENHISSSDSREQSPEVISNRPSMVLSTFKPSDDNTKVLKSRILVLKLAPGERLVILGQCNLEVVEGQITILGSILRASKTKYSIYAATSYSLPVIRCPDGELNHAVLRLHQSDSGIRSLEPLSPLFGKLWNEDTRAFKSAHSHLAAKLGKSTFQIVHKSYLQPVISPPEWNKTLSKSSSSTQTTKRIMLCGPKSSGKSTFAKLLVNRLLSASQNENSSNSRKGPGVALLDLDPGQPEYSHPGQVSLIHIREPNFGPSITHPIPGTSSHIIRAHALGAVSPSMDPSLYMSCALDLFAHYRNLASLHLNCPLVINTPGWVLGTGLEILVDLIAKVRPSEIIYMSKAGPAEVVESLQDAAKTTPFITLPSQTTDFMTRTSAHLRTMQSMSYFHLDPTNKKELAWSGTPLSSIPPWEIKYSGENAGILGILCYGEQPPSDLLSETINGSIVSIVVIEDPAAIPGHTSAQQEKSETSDPNTLHEFNSPLTLDLIKKPLILPTPHENLPYFNPLNAITLDPEFSHTIGSALVRGIDTKRQRLQILTPISQDVFEEINQEGKKIVLVSGKLDTPGWAYTEELVRRTWMEKEKRKKESGEEDEVADYGTEEDEDVDEDDENEDSEESSAEIEINDAIAIETPDLVSIDTNAPHHAFRHIPWVEKLTGSQGRGIGARVWRVRRDLGKMGDA